In Rutidosis leptorrhynchoides isolate AG116_Rl617_1_P2 chromosome 6, CSIRO_AGI_Rlap_v1, whole genome shotgun sequence, the DNA window aatgaataaaaaatatgttaattattttaataataattattttgaatGAATAACGTGTGTTAGAAAAATCaccttattaatttttttttttgagtaagcgaggaaacccttctatgaacgagcacattggctccccatagaaggtaaaacctcgggtaatcaagccccctgaGCGCGAgatctggtaccgggtgaattgcgcattatgcgcaccctctagtcacactccctttttgaacaatttgtcatagccaggaattgaacccgggtggtgtgcttcattgggcaactcagtggccactcaggcaagcctatGAATAAAAACTATAATATAATTGTTAAATTGTTTAATGATTAAGAGATAATTTTAGCTTTAAATGGTTCGACACTGAATGTGGACACCATCTCTTATTAAGATGTCAGAAACAAATAcattgaatgctgaatggttcaataTTCAGCGTTGAATCATTCAATTGAAAGATAAATAAACACACCCTTAGTGTGGGATGGGGTGACATGACGTGGATTGAAAATATGAAGTTATAGTGGTGTGGGTTGGAGTGCGTGTGGGAGGTGTGGTGCAGATGTGATAAAATGTGATTAGTATATTGGATAAAGACAGAACaaagaaaatataataaaaaatattaaaaaaaaaagatcaaTCAATCACAATAACCCACACATCTGTTACCTTTCATGTTAAAAACACACTCACACTCAACCCACGCCCCTTAACACCAAAAAAAGGTGTTGCTTATGTGCTAGCTAGGATCCCACGGTGTTGGTTCAGATACGTAACTCTTGATGTGCATTGTCTATTGGGTTCACATTTGGGCTTGCCCGGTAAGCAGCTCGTAGGTCTTCCCCGAAACCCTAATCCCCTCTCTATAAATAAAGGGGTACCTACTACATATGATACATTTTCCACGGACTATGAGATACGACCATAGCCTCTCATCACTCTCATCTAAGGTTTACCTACACTATGTGTAGGGTTTTCCCTCGCCGAAGATCCGACTCCGGCGATGAGCCATAACCACCCTctcgagatcatcatctcgattaggGTTCACTGTGGTAGCTCTCTAAAACCCCTCTTTAGCACTCAATCATATCCTTGCCCTACCTGCAGGAATATGTTTGATTAGTAACATATAGCCTAAGTCCGGGACTTTGAACTTTGAATGTAAGCGAAGAAATGTAAAGTTGTACGATTTTCTAGCCTAAGTCCGAGACTTGGAACCTTTAATGCAAGGAAAAGAAAACTAAAGTTGTACGATTTTCAAGAAAATCTACCCGGGTGAATTTCGTCACATATTTATACAAATAATCATTCGGATTTTTTTCCCATATAGGGGGGAaaagatttttaaatattattattatatttattttttgaaaaaattaataaaactaaacagATCCGAAAATGATTGAATTTGAtaactatatattattaaaattgtGTAATTTTGTGTGGTAATAATCAAATTGAGACAAAGTAAGAACTGATTTTTTTTCTAAGTAACCAAatttgagagagaaaatggtaaaaAGAGATAAGAGTTTCTAGGGCCAAACAATAACAACGTTAACCTACTCAAGTAGATATCTACTTGATTCATATATtaaacagtgaatatgaatgatttAAATTGATGTATAATAGATATGAACAATaaagacaaatttttttttttttttttgaaaagccaacttTATATTTATATTGAAAACTATACAAAATATACAAATTGAGTCACAGATTGTGAGCCATGGAAGGCTTACAACACGAATCTATATGACAACAGAAGGAAGTATGTACACTTTCTATACAATCGCATTCACAATGTCTATACTAAGGAAGTGCTCATCCTGGATCACGATTGTTGTTGCGTGGAAAGCTCAAGGAGCTTGGACATGTGAGCCATTGTAACCAATCCATCGATTTGTATCTTGAACGGTTGGTGATCCATTCAAACGTTTTCACTTGGATATCACTTACGATCTTCGAACACGCCCATGATTCATTCCGAAATACCTTTTGATTCTTATTCTTCCAAATATAGTAACCCGTTACCCACTCAATTGTTTGCCAAACCTTTTTGTCTTCTCAAGATAAAATTCCCCGTCCCGAGCCCGAGAACAATTTCTGTAAGCTGTCAAAATTGGGAGGGGAGGATCCCCACCAATTATAGATAGCTTTCCAAACGTCGGTTGCCGCCTTGCATGAGATGAGTACATGGTCCACCGATTCAATGAAGTCGTTACACATAGGGCACAATAGACTGTCTAAGTCTATTCCACGTTTATCGAGTTCTTCTCTAACCGGGATTCTACCACGTAGGGCTCTCCAAACAAAGATACCAATTTTTTGAGGGAGATAATTGTTTTTCATTGTGCCCTGTAAATGACCCGATTTctcaataataatatcatcaatttTTGTAGATACTAACCTTGAACTATAACCTTGTGAGTTATCAAGCACCCACTGCCATTTTGAGTTTCCAACGCCCAAAGAGACATTGTTTTTGATCAGATCCATGAGCTGTTCCAATTCCCCCACTAAACGCCCCGAAGGAGTTCTTGACCAACCCCATGAAAACTGCTACGACCCGTTAGCCACTTGAATTCTTTCGTAATCACACGTGTCTTGATTGATATCTAACCTGAAGAGTCTTGGAAACTTTTCTTTTAAAGAAGTGCTGCCAACCCAAATGTCTTTCCAAAAGAGAATGTCACGTCCGTCACCTATTTTCCTCTCGAAAAAAGAATTAATATCCAGACCGATCTTGAGCAAGTCAATACCGATATGAATAATGTTACTCCAAACTGTATTGCGAACAACATAAAGGTTAGAAGTAGAGTGCCCCAGCCCCCCGTCCCGCCCGTAAATGCTTTTTATGACTTTGACCCATAGCGCTTCGGTTTCGGTTcgaaaccgccaccaccattttcccAAAAGCGCCCAATTCCTAGCTTTCAGCGAACCCACATTTAATCCCCCTCCCCATACAGTAATAAAATTACATCCCATTTGACCCATGATAATTTTGAATCCCCACCCGACCCTCCCCAAAAGAACTTAAGGCGTAAATTTTCGAGAAGGTTGACTACGCAGATGGGTGCACGAAACAACGAGAAG includes these proteins:
- the LOC139855144 gene encoding uncharacterized protein, coding for MDLIKNNVSLGVGNSKWQWVLDNSQGYSSRLVSTKIDDIIIEKSGHLQGTMKNNYLPQKIGIFVWRALRGRIPVREELDKRGIDLDSLLCPMCNDFIESVDHVLISCKAATDVWKAIYNWWGSSPPNFDSLQKLFSGSGRGILS